Proteins encoded by one window of Chrysiogenes arsenatis DSM 11915:
- a CDS encoding type II toxin-antitoxin system Phd/YefM family antitoxin, giving the protein MRIVSFTEARNSLKAVLDSVVNDADTAVITRRDSEDAVVMSLTYYNSLMETVHLLRSPANAEHLNRSIEQFKAGKVTRRDVIDE; this is encoded by the coding sequence ATGAGAATCGTGTCTTTTACAGAAGCAAGAAATAGTCTGAAAGCGGTATTGGATTCCGTTGTTAATGACGCAGATACCGCAGTGATTACTCGCCGTGATTCGGAAGATGCTGTTGTTATGTCGCTAACCTACTACAACAGTCTGATGGAAACGGTACACCTATTGCGCTCACCGGCAAATGCTGAGCATTTGAATCGCTCAATTGAACAGTTCAAAGCAGGCAAGGTAACCCGCAGAGACGTGATTGATGAGTAG
- a CDS encoding Txe/YoeB family addiction module toxin — MSSRFLSWTDESWSDYLYWQTQDKKTLTRINKLINDVRRSPFEGIGKPEPLKENLAGFWSRRIDDTNRLVYAVDDHAITIISCRYHY, encoded by the coding sequence ATGAGTAGTCGTTTCCTGTCATGGACTGACGAATCATGGAGCGACTACCTGTATTGGCAAACCCAAGACAAAAAAACGCTTACACGAATAAACAAGCTTATAAACGACGTTAGACGCTCACCCTTTGAAGGTATTGGCAAACCAGAGCCATTAAAGGAAAACTTAGCTGGTTTTTGGTCGCGGCGTATAGATGATACGAATCGATTAGTCTACGCAGTTGATGACCATGCAATTACGATCATTTCGTGTCGTTATCACTATTAA
- the cydD gene encoding thiol reductant ABC exporter subunit CydD encodes MTTPTPQIWLKKISSPARFWIFGAIACGATSAILVIFQAWLFASIIAQGFIDRVPLPALLPSLALVAGAIVLRALANAGRELAGQRAGEVVRTHVRNDILAQLARLGPAYIALTPAGTLATITLERTEALHNFVAHYVPQKYIAMIVPVLIASAIFPVSWAAGSILLITAPLIPFFMTLVGRNAASLHEKHFVTLGRMSVRFLDTLRGLTTLKLLGRSKAESQRIAAASEEYRKGTMSVLRVAFLSSAILEFFTAVAIAMSAVYLGLHYLGYVDFGLYGRELTLQTGLFILLLAPEFYQPLRELGTHYHARAEALGAADGIVALLHTPAEAPTEGHLTVPHPNDGITLVCDNVSYTYAGREQPALVNFSETFRSGEWVAITGESGAGKTTLLQLLLGFIPVQHGEISINGTPLHHLSLASWRDNVVWVSQNPALFYGTIYENILLAKADATAAEVHRAASKARVIDFCQHFDKGIHTEVGEQGRLLSGGEGRRVALARAFLKDAPVLLLDEPTAGLDHENEAIILEALQELARGKTTIMVTHREQAAHYAGRVITLPSFES; translated from the coding sequence ATGACAACACCAACTCCGCAAATCTGGCTCAAAAAGATAAGCTCTCCGGCACGTTTTTGGATATTCGGTGCAATCGCCTGTGGCGCAACCTCTGCTATTTTAGTGATTTTTCAAGCATGGCTTTTCGCCAGTATTATTGCGCAAGGGTTTATTGACCGCGTCCCGCTGCCTGCGCTTTTACCTTCTCTGGCACTCGTGGCGGGAGCCATTGTCCTACGCGCATTGGCCAATGCGGGGCGCGAGCTTGCGGGGCAGCGCGCTGGCGAAGTTGTCCGCACGCACGTACGCAATGATATTCTTGCGCAGCTTGCCAGACTTGGCCCTGCTTACATCGCACTCACTCCGGCAGGAACACTGGCAACCATAACACTGGAGCGCACCGAGGCCTTGCACAACTTCGTAGCTCACTATGTGCCGCAAAAATATATCGCGATGATTGTTCCTGTGCTGATTGCCAGCGCCATTTTTCCGGTCAGTTGGGCGGCAGGGAGTATTTTACTGATTACGGCGCCGCTGATCCCCTTTTTTATGACACTCGTCGGGCGTAATGCGGCATCGCTACACGAAAAACACTTTGTAACGCTCGGGCGGATGAGTGTTCGTTTTCTTGACACATTGCGCGGCCTGACAACGCTCAAACTGCTCGGACGCTCGAAAGCAGAATCGCAGCGGATTGCCGCGGCTTCTGAAGAGTACCGCAAAGGGACGATGTCGGTACTGCGTGTTGCTTTTCTTTCTTCCGCAATACTTGAATTTTTTACCGCTGTTGCTATTGCTATGAGCGCCGTTTATCTGGGATTGCATTATTTGGGTTATGTAGATTTTGGACTGTACGGGCGGGAACTCACGCTGCAAACTGGGCTTTTTATCCTGTTACTGGCTCCAGAATTTTACCAACCGCTGCGCGAATTGGGAACGCACTATCATGCGCGTGCCGAAGCGCTTGGCGCGGCGGATGGAATTGTCGCACTGCTGCACACACCAGCGGAAGCGCCGACAGAAGGGCATCTTACGGTTCCGCACCCGAACGATGGCATTACGCTTGTGTGCGATAATGTTTCATACACCTATGCGGGGCGTGAACAACCGGCACTTGTCAATTTTAGCGAAACGTTTCGCTCCGGCGAATGGGTGGCGATTACTGGCGAAAGTGGCGCAGGAAAAACAACCTTACTCCAGCTATTACTGGGATTTATTCCGGTTCAGCATGGGGAAATTTCCATCAACGGCACTCCCCTTCATCACCTTTCACTGGCGAGTTGGCGTGACAATGTGGTGTGGGTTTCACAAAATCCCGCGCTATTTTATGGAACTATCTACGAAAATATTTTGCTAGCCAAAGCGGACGCAACTGCCGCAGAGGTGCACCGCGCAGCGAGCAAAGCTCGTGTAATCGACTTTTGCCAACATTTCGACAAGGGGATTCACACAGAAGTCGGAGAACAAGGTCGTCTGCTTTCCGGCGGAGAAGGGCGACGCGTGGCACTTGCCCGTGCCTTCTTAAAAGATGCGCCCGTCCTCCTGCTTGATGAACCAACCGCCGGGCTTGATCATGAAAATGAAGCTATCATCCTAGAAGCGCTGCAAGAATTGGCACGAGGAAAAACAACTATCATGGTGACACACCGCGAGCAGGCGGCGCACTATGCCGGTCGGGTTATTACTCTGCCTTCTTTCGAGAGTTAG
- a CDS encoding FapA family protein — protein sequence MRRCPHYGAKQGKGMEYITVVYSEDTNSATLCVDPLILERVAPSHLKDAVLDSLREMRIQERFIWHETLEELVAIALQSATKWEKPFREVIAHGIPPQHGRDSELAVFFPTTLKAGQELPGGRFDYKERDFVTLVSRGDLLASVTFPTRGEPGVDVFGNPLRANDGSLVHRIEFDPSSVRKEENETHREYFAVQNGSVRLRNNFLSVERSLVINHDVSIETGHIRTIGDVTIMGAVRSGCEVVTNGNITIQGDVEPGADLRGHHIHVKGICHGSARTTGNFTAMRTEHTTIFAAQNAFISSVFCCDITCANATIKEVCSSTIRASKLIRIDTVMASAGSNSHLIISHHFAIHQTINLYRSALAERLFESVIVSRESKVAEAQIAHNAPHTSKTDVSAMIRGNTLVGKLRTEMRAIHDEVAQKETLVLDFLKDKTGKIEVKRVAEGTVVFMYASTRKIDTVLHDIIFRYDPATCAIVIATLKASEGHNETP from the coding sequence ATGCGTCGCTGTCCTCATTATGGCGCCAAGCAAGGAAAAGGCATGGAATACATCACCGTTGTGTACTCTGAAGACACAAATAGCGCCACTCTCTGTGTCGATCCGCTGATTCTGGAGCGTGTTGCCCCATCACACCTGAAAGATGCTGTGCTTGACTCTCTTCGGGAAATGCGGATTCAGGAACGGTTTATCTGGCATGAGACGCTGGAAGAGCTGGTCGCAATTGCACTCCAAAGCGCCACAAAATGGGAAAAGCCTTTTCGTGAGGTTATTGCTCATGGTATCCCGCCACAGCATGGACGGGATTCGGAACTCGCTGTCTTTTTCCCGACCACCCTGAAAGCGGGGCAGGAATTGCCGGGAGGCCGTTTTGATTACAAGGAACGCGACTTTGTCACGCTGGTGTCGCGCGGCGATTTGCTGGCTTCGGTCACTTTTCCCACCCGTGGCGAGCCCGGTGTCGATGTCTTTGGCAATCCTTTACGTGCAAATGATGGCTCCCTAGTGCACCGGATTGAGTTTGATCCCTCCTCGGTGCGTAAAGAAGAAAACGAAACACACAGAGAGTATTTTGCCGTCCAGAATGGCTCGGTGCGGTTGCGGAATAATTTTCTTTCAGTTGAGCGCTCGTTGGTAATCAACCATGATGTAAGCATTGAAACAGGGCATATTCGTACTATTGGAGATGTCACGATCATGGGAGCGGTCAGAAGCGGCTGCGAGGTCGTAACCAATGGCAACATCACCATTCAGGGAGATGTCGAGCCGGGTGCAGACTTGCGTGGGCACCATATCCACGTCAAAGGGATTTGCCACGGCTCAGCACGCACGACCGGGAATTTCACGGCAATGCGTACCGAACATACAACGATCTTTGCCGCGCAAAATGCCTTTATTTCGTCGGTGTTCTGTTGCGACATTACCTGTGCCAATGCCACTATCAAAGAGGTGTGTTCGTCAACCATCCGCGCGTCAAAGCTCATCAGAATTGACACTGTCATGGCCAGCGCTGGCAGCAACTCACACCTGATCATTTCGCACCACTTTGCCATCCATCAGACTATTAATCTCTATCGTTCCGCACTTGCCGAGCGTCTTTTTGAGAGCGTTATCGTCAGCCGGGAAAGTAAGGTGGCCGAAGCGCAAATCGCGCACAATGCTCCTCACACAAGCAAGACGGACGTTTCCGCAATGATCCGAGGCAATACCCTTGTCGGCAAACTGCGTACCGAAATGCGTGCCATTCATGATGAGGTTGCCCAGAAAGAAACTCTCGTACTGGACTTTTTGAAAGATAAAACCGGAAAAATTGAAGTTAAACGTGTTGCAGAAGGAACCGTGGTGTTTATGTACGCTTCAACGCGCAAAATTGATACGGTACTGCACGACATCATTTTCCGTTATGATCCTGCCACCTGCGCTATTGTCATTGCCACCCTGAAAGCTTCGGAGGGGCACAATGAAACTCCTTAG
- a CDS encoding adenylosuccinate synthase gives MSNLVILGAQWGDEGKGKIVDLLSEDADVVVRYQGGHNAGHTVKVGDVQTILHLIPSGILHPGKMCIIGQGVVVDPKALLDEIAYLEEKGIQVAGQLLVSERANLIMPYHRAIDKSNESHRGEKKIGTTGRGIGPCYADKMSRIGIRLCDLLETELFAERLADNLQNFNYILSKLYNLPELKFNDIFNEYQEYGRQLQQYVADTSLYLADALAAGKNVLYEGAQGTMLDVDNGTYPYVTSSSCCVGGSLTGSGVGIRGVDNALGIMKAYTTRVGEGPFPTELLESTGEFLRKEGNEYGATTGRPRRCGWFDAVVGRYAVRTNSLTGVCITKLDVLDKLPVIKICTGYRVGDELLHEFPASLTKLRKVEPVYEEMPGWQCSTVGTQSEADLPAAARTYLARLEELLQCPITIVSTGPKRDQTYIKTKMI, from the coding sequence ATGTCTAATCTGGTAATTCTTGGTGCCCAGTGGGGCGATGAGGGAAAAGGGAAAATTGTCGACCTGCTTTCAGAAGACGCTGATGTCGTTGTCCGCTATCAGGGTGGCCACAATGCCGGTCATACGGTAAAAGTTGGCGATGTACAGACCATTCTCCATTTGATTCCGAGTGGGATTCTCCATCCCGGAAAGATGTGCATTATTGGTCAGGGTGTGGTCGTTGATCCGAAAGCGTTACTGGATGAAATCGCGTACCTTGAAGAAAAAGGGATTCAGGTTGCGGGGCAACTCCTTGTGTCTGAACGGGCGAATTTAATTATGCCGTATCACCGTGCGATTGATAAATCGAACGAGTCGCATCGCGGTGAAAAGAAGATTGGAACCACCGGACGCGGTATTGGCCCATGTTATGCCGATAAAATGTCGCGCATTGGTATCCGTCTGTGTGACTTGCTCGAAACCGAACTGTTTGCCGAGCGCCTTGCCGACAACCTGCAAAACTTCAACTATATTTTGAGTAAACTCTATAATCTGCCAGAGCTGAAGTTTAATGACATCTTTAACGAATACCAAGAGTATGGCCGTCAACTGCAACAGTATGTTGCCGACACCAGCCTCTATTTGGCAGACGCACTGGCCGCAGGCAAGAACGTTCTGTACGAAGGTGCACAAGGGACGATGCTGGACGTTGACAACGGAACCTATCCGTATGTTACCTCTTCTTCGTGCTGCGTGGGCGGCAGCCTGACTGGAAGCGGTGTTGGTATTCGTGGCGTTGATAATGCGTTAGGTATTATGAAAGCCTATACCACACGCGTTGGTGAAGGGCCGTTTCCAACCGAATTATTGGAATCCACTGGCGAATTCTTGCGCAAAGAAGGGAACGAGTATGGCGCGACGACTGGACGCCCACGCCGCTGCGGCTGGTTTGATGCCGTGGTCGGGCGCTACGCCGTGCGGACGAACAGCCTGACGGGTGTGTGTATTACCAAGCTTGACGTACTCGACAAGCTCCCTGTTATTAAAATCTGCACCGGCTACCGCGTTGGTGATGAATTGCTGCATGAATTTCCTGCAAGCTTAACGAAGCTGCGTAAAGTTGAACCGGTGTATGAAGAAATGCCGGGCTGGCAGTGTTCTACCGTTGGGACGCAGTCGGAAGCCGATCTTCCCGCAGCGGCGCGCACGTATCTGGCACGCCTTGAAGAACTGTTGCAGTGTCCAATCACGATTGTTTCTACTGGGCCAAAGCGCGATCAGACGTACATTAAAACGAAGATGATCTAG
- a CDS encoding ATP phosphoribosyltransferase regulatory subunit translates to MPHRNEPRDIPRGFLAYTDHRAKTLAAIQHYSLELFAQWGYQRVYTPSLEYEDVVCRALSTATLADTYRIIDTNSGRVLLLRPDYTPGVARAYAASAEQLGAFTRLCYSGPVFRAVDIHEGNQAENIQVGCEFIGCDSLVADREILHLAMAAIQQILPEEPLHIVIGHGQFIAGILQAFDIDTYSQQQILQALHKKDIAELQRAIDASGTQYSNRQVLLMLPELTGGIEVIARARTLVRNSLSLQSLDELEAFVQQITCTGEVTIDLTELSCLDYYTGCYFEIFSATRSLRLAGGGRYDSLLEKYACKLSAVGFAVYANALVKCAVQKATPLADTLVVSRSGDTMGAAAAVDALRREGKTAFWVPVDGTLYHRHLAVNLVEIA, encoded by the coding sequence ATGCCGCATCGCAATGAACCGCGCGATATCCCACGCGGGTTTCTCGCCTATACCGATCACCGCGCGAAAACGCTCGCTGCGATTCAGCACTATTCGCTCGAATTGTTTGCGCAGTGGGGTTACCAACGGGTGTATACGCCATCATTAGAGTATGAAGACGTGGTCTGCCGTGCTCTCAGCACGGCTACACTGGCCGACACCTACCGTATTATCGATACGAATAGTGGCCGTGTCTTACTGCTACGGCCAGATTACACCCCCGGTGTAGCTCGGGCGTATGCGGCTTCAGCGGAACAACTCGGTGCTTTTACCCGTTTGTGCTACAGCGGCCCCGTGTTTCGTGCGGTCGATATTCACGAAGGAAATCAGGCGGAAAACATTCAGGTGGGCTGTGAATTTATCGGCTGTGATTCGTTGGTCGCCGACCGAGAAATTCTCCATCTTGCTATGGCTGCCATTCAGCAAATTCTCCCCGAAGAGCCATTGCATATTGTCATCGGTCATGGGCAATTCATTGCGGGGATTTTGCAGGCCTTTGACATTGACACGTACAGCCAACAGCAAATTTTGCAGGCTCTCCATAAAAAAGATATCGCTGAGCTTCAGCGTGCGATTGACGCTTCAGGGACGCAGTACAGTAATCGTCAGGTACTCCTTATGTTGCCAGAACTTACTGGCGGTATAGAGGTGATTGCCCGTGCGCGTACACTGGTGCGTAACTCCCTATCACTGCAGTCACTTGACGAACTTGAAGCTTTTGTACAGCAAATAACCTGCACGGGCGAAGTCACTATTGATCTGACGGAACTCTCGTGTCTTGATTATTATACCGGATGTTATTTTGAGATATTCTCGGCCACGCGGAGTTTGCGACTGGCTGGCGGAGGGCGTTACGACTCGCTGCTGGAGAAATACGCCTGTAAACTGTCCGCCGTCGGATTTGCCGTGTATGCGAATGCACTCGTAAAGTGTGCCGTCCAAAAAGCAACACCACTGGCTGACACGCTGGTCGTCTCACGCTCAGGTGACACGATGGGCGCCGCCGCCGCGGTTGATGCGTTACGACGCGAAGGGAAGACAGCTTTCTGGGTACCAGTGGATGGTACTCTCTATCACCGACATCTTGCCGTTAATCTTGTAGAAATTGCATAG
- a CDS encoding NAD(P)-dependent oxidoreductase, producing the protein MNIVVCDRLEAPAEKVLQQSGHTIVLLDSPSEEEIRQHLCQAEAIIVRSHTTISAALIAAAPALKVIGRAGVGSYNIDVEAASKAGVVVLHSPDISSTAAAELGLCLIIAAARRLWEASLDLQNGVWDRARLVGTELGGKTLGIVGYGNVGHKLAAYATALNMDVIACDPYVRNSGDAIALLPFQDLLERSDVVVAACARTPETEGMFHADVFAQMKKGAIFVNIANGKLVVEDDLIAALDTGQLTAAAVDVYQNEPAGAENRAVQHPKIFTTPHIGAATTKAQEGVCVDIVSKVLNYLQSGYVAGSINLPVIAESNEVNIAGYLDLAGKLASILAQLDRKTKNFTIELNGKIADITTNAIENGAIKSFLKAMKVSDVNDINAPFLLADQGVAFTTSRGDAGGSFVNELVMSTDNASITGTLLADKFPRIVEVNGYRIEAVPAGIILFFRNYNRPGVIGDIGTLLGQKGVNIANMKLGIRGADEALCMVNIDSPVSADVLAEIASLNNVIDCLQLELTDAASQ; encoded by the coding sequence ATGAATATAGTCGTCTGTGATCGGCTGGAAGCTCCAGCAGAAAAAGTCCTACAACAATCGGGACATACCATTGTCCTGCTCGATTCCCCTTCAGAAGAAGAAATCCGGCAACACCTGTGTCAAGCCGAAGCGATTATCGTACGGAGCCATACTACGATCAGTGCTGCGTTGATTGCGGCGGCACCAGCTTTGAAAGTGATTGGGCGGGCTGGAGTCGGCTCTTACAATATTGATGTAGAAGCTGCGAGCAAAGCCGGCGTTGTCGTCTTGCATTCGCCGGATATTTCCAGCACAGCGGCCGCTGAACTTGGATTATGTCTGATTATTGCGGCAGCGCGCCGCTTATGGGAAGCATCGCTTGACCTGCAAAACGGGGTTTGGGATCGCGCTCGGTTGGTTGGCACGGAACTCGGTGGGAAAACACTCGGCATAGTTGGATACGGCAATGTGGGACATAAACTTGCAGCGTATGCAACCGCGCTTAACATGGACGTCATCGCCTGTGATCCGTATGTGCGCAATAGCGGCGATGCCATAGCTTTGCTACCGTTTCAGGATCTCCTTGAACGTTCTGATGTGGTAGTAGCGGCTTGTGCACGTACTCCTGAAACCGAAGGGATGTTTCACGCCGATGTGTTTGCCCAGATGAAAAAAGGGGCCATCTTCGTCAATATCGCGAACGGGAAACTGGTGGTAGAAGACGATCTTATTGCCGCGTTGGATACTGGTCAGCTGACAGCTGCTGCCGTTGATGTGTACCAAAATGAACCAGCTGGAGCGGAGAATCGCGCCGTTCAACATCCGAAGATTTTCACCACACCGCATATTGGTGCCGCGACGACCAAGGCGCAAGAAGGTGTGTGTGTCGATATCGTGAGTAAAGTTTTGAATTACCTGCAAAGCGGTTACGTTGCTGGTTCGATCAACTTGCCGGTTATTGCCGAATCAAACGAAGTGAACATCGCTGGTTACCTTGATCTCGCTGGCAAGCTGGCATCTATTCTGGCGCAACTTGACCGCAAGACGAAAAATTTCACTATCGAATTGAATGGGAAAATTGCTGATATCACGACGAATGCTATCGAAAACGGTGCTATTAAAAGTTTCTTAAAAGCGATGAAAGTGTCTGACGTCAACGACATCAATGCGCCGTTTTTACTCGCCGATCAAGGTGTGGCGTTCACGACGTCACGGGGTGATGCTGGCGGTTCGTTTGTCAATGAGCTGGTGATGTCGACCGATAACGCTTCCATTACGGGCACATTACTGGCAGATAAGTTCCCGCGCATTGTTGAAGTGAACGGCTATCGCATCGAAGCGGTACCGGCCGGGATTATCCTTTTCTTCCGCAACTATAACCGTCCAGGGGTCATAGGGGATATCGGCACATTGCTTGGACAAAAAGGGGTTAATATCGCCAATATGAAGCTTGGTATTCGCGGAGCAGACGAAGCGCTGTGTATGGTCAATATCGACTCTCCCGTCAGTGCTGATGTCCTTGCTGAAATTGCATCGCTGAATAATGTTATCGACTGTCTACAGTTGGAGCTGACTGATGCCGCATCGCAATGA
- a CDS encoding pyridoxal-phosphate-dependent aminotransferase family protein encodes MQKCYLMAPGPTPVPESVSLRMAHPAMHHRTPQFSEIFARVEAGLQYLFQTKNDVLMLACSGSGAMEGSVINFLCRGEKALVVNGGKFGERWGKIAQAYGLEVVWINSDWGVPVNPDDIAVALKNDPSIGGVFIQACDTSATVAHPIREVGEIVRQYPNVVYVVDGITAVGVADLAMDRDGIDVLVVGSQKALMLPPGLACVGVSEKAWQKNSRADLPRFYFDFKKERKALADQTTAYTPAASLIIGLDEVLEMIRQETLPVLFARHDILARATRAGLEALGLKLLAPQAPALSCTGAFLPESVDGKKFVKYVRDTMGVTFAGGQDHLTGKIIRINHMGYVDTFDVVISISAMEMALDHFGYSFRMGDGVSAAQKILQERYQR; translated from the coding sequence ATGCAAAAGTGTTACCTGATGGCTCCTGGCCCAACTCCGGTTCCCGAATCAGTTTCTTTGCGGATGGCACACCCCGCTATGCATCACCGCACACCCCAATTTTCCGAGATTTTTGCCCGCGTTGAAGCGGGTTTGCAATACTTGTTCCAGACGAAAAACGATGTCCTGATGCTTGCTTGCAGTGGCTCTGGTGCCATGGAAGGTTCTGTTATCAACTTTCTGTGTCGCGGTGAAAAAGCCTTGGTTGTCAATGGCGGAAAGTTTGGCGAGCGTTGGGGGAAAATTGCCCAAGCGTATGGATTGGAAGTTGTCTGGATCAATAGCGACTGGGGCGTGCCGGTCAATCCTGATGATATTGCCGTGGCGCTCAAAAATGATCCTTCTATCGGGGGCGTTTTTATTCAGGCGTGCGATACGTCTGCGACGGTGGCGCATCCGATTCGTGAGGTTGGCGAGATCGTGCGTCAGTACCCGAATGTTGTGTACGTGGTAGATGGGATTACGGCCGTTGGTGTGGCTGACCTTGCCATGGATCGCGACGGGATCGATGTGCTGGTGGTTGGTTCGCAAAAAGCACTGATGCTGCCGCCTGGTCTGGCCTGCGTAGGTGTGAGTGAAAAAGCATGGCAGAAAAACAGCCGCGCCGATCTCCCCCGCTTTTACTTTGACTTCAAAAAAGAGCGCAAAGCACTCGCTGATCAGACAACCGCCTATACGCCAGCCGCCTCGCTGATCATCGGGCTTGATGAAGTGTTGGAGATGATTCGTCAGGAAACGTTGCCTGTCTTATTTGCGCGGCATGATATCTTGGCGCGTGCCACACGTGCGGGGCTCGAAGCGCTTGGACTGAAATTGTTAGCGCCGCAGGCGCCGGCCCTTTCGTGCACAGGTGCCTTTTTGCCTGAATCGGTCGATGGGAAAAAATTTGTCAAATATGTGCGCGATACAATGGGCGTGACCTTTGCTGGCGGTCAGGATCATCTAACTGGTAAAATCATTCGCATCAACCACATGGGCTACGTCGACACCTTTGATGTGGTGATATCGATCAGCGCCATGGAGATGGCACTTGATCATTTCGGATATTCATTTAGGATGGGTGATGGTGTCAGCGCCGCCCAAAAAATCCTCCAAGAAAGGTATCAGAGATGA